The DNA segment acaatagtagtcttaaatcgctcattgctgatagtattgctcatcccgatttttatggtgaagttttaaagaaaattcgtaaaatgtAATTTTCGCCAAAACTGACCAGATCTtaattaaaatcttattttcgcgaaaataccTTATTTAAGCAACAAACTTACTATAATTTTGTCGGAAATGCTATTTCCGCCAAAACTTACCAGATCTTAAGCAAAATCtcattttcgcgaaaataactttattttatttgtccaaaatgttattttcgctcTAACTAACCCTATTTTGCGGCCCCTGATTAATTTCCAGTGTCAGATGGGCATGtgtaaattgataaatattagtcATAGTTCCAGACGTATGAGTGGAGGCTATTGTTAGACAATACAACACAGAAGAGTCTaaatatctatctatctatttaCGTGGGACTATTCTTTGTTTGGTATTACATGTTTATGATCTATGAGCTGGAAGTTGTCTCCACAATGATGCTTGAAAAATGAGATTTACAATCTTGTACTGGTACATAATAAGTCTGTTGTAtgaatgtttaaactaaactgcTTGCCCCTGCGGGTctggaaaatgtaaataaacttttgataaatattgtgaTCAGTATTCATAAAGAATCTGACAGCCAGATTGTATGTTTAGAACATTGCAAGCAGGAATTTGTCATCAGGTCAAGGATTTGCGAactaacatttctttttaatatttacccTAGGTTCAGCAAGATGTTCTACAGAAAAGACATAAGGAAAAGAGAGAGATGCTGGATGCGGTCAAAAAATTCAGAAAAGGTTGGTATTCAACCTGCTGTTAAATTATATAGCGGATAGTTTTTGTAAGAATGTACTACATTTAAGTGGGTGAGCACCAAGAGTTATATTTCAGTAGTGGCCTTCCCATGAATTTATATGCAACCAGTAAAAGAAGGGAAGGTTGCATATAGGTTCGCCtttgtctgtatgtctgtctatCCGCACAAATATCTAGGGTTTATCGGTTTTACTGACATTAGGATCAAGGGCTTTTTTTTGTGAACTTTCCTTGTATCTCCAAAAGTATGTCAGCCAGAGTGATAAAACACTACAGGAATGTTACGTTTCATGTGTTGCTGCACCCTGTTAGTGCAGAGTTATAACACTTGACATACTTCATATATAGCTTAAAGAGCATACAATCTCCTAACGTATATTACCATAGCCAGAGTGATGAAATGTAACAGGAATAATAAGCAGCATGTGAAGTTGAGTACTTGGGGTTTTGATTGCTGTTTTGACCAATAGATACAGAGTTATGGCCAGTGAATAtgaaaatcttgcatgttttgtGCATATCTCTTAAAAAAACTATCAGAGCCAGAATTAAGAAACTTTAAAGGAATGTTCACCAtcatgtgaagttgtgcacctgcccagttcaaggtcaaggtcatatttagaggtcaaaggtcatattgCTATATTTTGTGTCTGCTCCTTATCTCTTGAATTGCAGGAAAGATTTTGAAATCATTCCTTAAAATTTTTAccatattgagacaatgtgcagggCACATTGTGTTACAACCAACTTTGATTCAagaaggtcacacttaaaggtcagaGGTCATATGACTATAATATGACTACATTTCGTGTCTGTTCCATATCTCTTAAACCGTGAAAAGGCTTTTGAAACAACTCTCCAAAATTTTCTTTGCATTGTGATGATCATCGGTCATATGACTATTTGTGTCTGTTATAGACCTCTTGAATGGCTTcattatgttgtttataaaaaaaaaaaaaaacatctaggTACGTTTGTTATTagtattgttgattttttttggtgaaatttgttaaatattatcatatgtattttttcctatttgatttccttgtttttttttataacaatgaaacAGAGAAATGCCTTTACTACAATATGTTCTTAGTTATATTGCCCTGTTTTAAGTGGATTAATTTtctttgcatttttgaaaaatgaggGTTGTTTGTACTCAGCAGTGTTTGAGTGTTGGTATATTCCATGAGAATTCAGTTGTACATGGCTGTTTGGTTTACCAATTTCCAGGTCAAAAGAACAAGCTAGACTTCCTGGAGGATAAGAAGGGCTCAGGAAAGGGCTCCAAGACACAGAACAGAACTGAAAAACCACACCAGTGAGTTACCTTCCCTTGAtgttacaacatatttttatgttgtttccGTGATTTATATgcataaataacaacaaaagtaCTACAGTATATGGGATATGCCAATTGTGAGGTTTCCTTTAAATATAATGTGTTCTAAGTTTTCATTGAGGGTTCCAAGGCAGTAGCCAAATGTTTTGGTTTGGTTCTGGAATTCTCTCATTTGGTTGCAAATCCACTAAGTTAATAGATAAATTTCATTGACAATAGGGCTCAGAGGTTTGTTGGTTGTGGtttcatttgattatatttatatcaaacatttttcagGCCTAACAAGAGGCGACAACACAAAGATACCAAGTATGGCTTCGGTGGGCAGAAGAAGAGAAGTAAGATGAACACCAAGGAAACCTCAGCAGATATGTCAGGCTTCAGTCGGAAAGTACATCAAAGTAAACCAGGGAAACAATTcactaacaaaaacaaaaataaggtaaagattttttattgtgtcagattgtgaaaatattttgtttctatgAAATTTAGAAATGAAGCCAAGAAAATGGGACCAATACAGAGACTACATTGTAAATGTAGTTTAccaataagtttaaaaaaactaaatggGAGGCAGTCCAATTTAAATGTGGCTTACTGGGTTGGGCGAATATTTAAAAGGAATTGCGCAAATTTTACTTGATACAAAAGGATTGATCTATAACTTCAAATACAAATTGGGCTggttatttaaatatgtgaagaatattattatgaatcATTGATTTATTTACAGGGCAATCGGAATAAGCGGCCAGGAAAGGACCAGCGGCATAAGATGAAGAATAAGAAAAAATGATTGTATCtgaaattacaaataaaataaatgaaaaaaatcccaaGTTGAGAGTTTTGCTTGAGAGTTTGATTTGTAAGGCTTTGGGTATAATAACCTTGTTTTGCAGTTGCCAGAAAATCGTATGGGAACATCATGCTCCATTCGTGCTTTGGCAGCTCTTGGGGGTCAAGGTCAATCAGTTTCCTCTATCATGATGGTTTTATGATTGGGCAAGGATTTCAACACATTAAATGTTCAAGGAGTCAAGCTCAAGTGTGcttgaaatattgtttgatcacatttttaaaaaaaaacattgtcctttttgtcatttataatagtaagagttaaaacatattgtgtAAAATCCTTCATGATCAAGAAGAGGGCCGATTGAAGATTTTACACAACGTTATATTCTGACTGACATGGATAGCTGTTACAAAGCTTTCACCAAGTAGCCAAATAATGATGTCATGTTTgttactaaaatattaaatgcctTACTGAAGGCTGTTGGGAAATTAATGGCTGGAAATGTAGGTTATAATCTAGTAAAAGTAAATGGTGTGTAGTTCTCTCATTGAAAGATGTCAGCtgaaattgcaaaatattcttttaGACTTTTCTGCTCACGAGATTAAACTGATTACATAAGGTACATGTTAATCTGATTTTGCTGAAATTTTGTGTGTGgacatttgttttaacatatttatttcctGAGAACATTCATATGCAATagtatacaaaataatcaaaatacagGGATGTCATTTGTCTGCGGAATTCCGCGGAACTAATGGCCccagagaccccccccccccccaaaaaaaaaaaaaataaataaatatttggttgctttcagttgtttaagttaatattccagtttgcttcaaattaaaagtcaggagagccctcaaaagagcttcttaAAAGCCATTTTTCCTTCTACAGCAGTGCGCTTTTGACCCAAAGAGCGCCCCTTTAACCAATGGCCGAAAATGTTttagccctccagctgccaggtcaatcacatccctgaaatAAGGATTGGGCTGGAAGAATATAAACAGCTAATGAGAGTCCTTTCCAACAGTTGATGAATTGCAAAATTTGGGCATGCCATGGGTTTTCAGATAGAACAAATTAACACAAGTCAGTTTTAATGTGGTCATGTATAACCATAATAAGTTTAAATCTTAGAATGTAATGATGAAGACGAAAAGCAATTATAGAAATACTGAATGTTCCCATCTATAATTTTGCCATGCACTATAACGTTTAATTTTGGATCCACTGCATACAGTTAAGTGTAAAAGAATAGAGTGAAAGGTTGAAGAGCAAATGAGAGTAGGAGAATTGGGCAACtagaacatttttgttttccttatgtttgcaaaatttaaaaatagatttattgGATTCAGGACTAAGTGATACCTTACCAAACGAAAGAATGTTTAAAGATATGGTGCAGAACTTTGAAATGTCAGCCAGTAGCTGCATCagtattaagaaaaaaacagtacAAATGAGAAAATAGTGGTGACAGTTTTTGACAAAGCCACAATTGATGCAGTTTGGATTTTCAACGATGTTTTTAGAAAAGAGATCAGTTATTAAAGCACTGCAGTTAGTATAAGAAGATAACTAATTTGTGCTTATAAAGTCGCTGTTTGAGAATTTCCCATcctactttttttattaatttatctaCAGATACAAGTTTGGTTGAACCAGTAGTGATTCTTGCGACATCTTGTTGGATTTTCTGAAGCTTTTGTTTGTCTTATGTATAATTGTCAAAGAGGATATCACCATATTTCAAAATAGGTTGAATGaaagagatatatatatatagtttcaagAGATCCaacttaaatttcaatttaggcATAATATTCATTCACTTCCAACATTTGGTTAAAATGTAGTAAATTTGAGCATCCTGCTGaagattgtttaaaataaaaatttccaAATGTTTTTGAGGATCAACTGTAGTGACCTGTTCTTCTTGCATATTTATTGGTGGATGCTGAATTTGACGAGCATAATATTCATTCTCTTCcaacattcatttaaattgtaGTAAATTTGAGCACTCCAAGggattgtttgaaataaaaattactaattgTTTTTGAGGATCTCAGTATGTTTTGGTGGATTCTAAATTTGTCGTGTTTTTCTTAACATAGtaaatgtttctgttttgttaGGGTTGCATTTCACAAGCCCATGGGATGCTCAGGTAGCTATTTTATGCAAGTCAGTATAAAGTATTGTTGCTGGCTCAGCTGGATcaacaacaattataaaaaaaagcctCATCATGCACAAGGGATCTTAAAATGCATTGACATGATTTAGGTACATTAAATTAAAGGTtatgtgtcacatgcaagatcCACAACCttacctcaaagttcaaggtcacaagTCATTTCCCATCTATAATTTTGCCATGCACAGAgggattttaaaaaatattttgagcaATTGTTCTTTACATAAAGATGCTTTTTGGTGTGCAAGACTTAAGCAGCTATACCTccaaggtaaaggtcacaaGTACAGGTTTATCATTATGAAATGCTGCATTTATGCATATGATATACAGAATATTTGTTAAGTCTGGGCTGTACCTTTCATTCACGGAGggattataaaataaaatggaacaGGTGTTTGATACATAAAGATGACGTGTCACATGCAAGTCCTACCTCAAGTTCAACATCACACTTCgagtttaatcattatggaatgctcTATAAACGCACATAGATAGAGTATAGTTGGTAATGTCCTAGCTGTAACTTTGTCTTGCACGGAGGATTTTTACACTTCTTCTTTGCACATCTGTTAGTTACATAAAGACCATGTATCGCATACAAGACCATGGGGTATTGCATATGCTTTTAGCTTATGTGCGTGCTTCCTGAATGAAACATTAAGTAATTGCATAATACATTGAACTTGATGGCATTTCTGGGGCATTTGTCACTTACTGTGACAACTCTTGTCTTTATAGGAATGATGATTAAGTTGAGGAATTGTTTGCATTCGTTCAGTTCTAATGTTTTCCACCAaaagtaatacatgtatttctgttaatttgatttttaacaatgCAAAAGCACCAGTTACCATGCAATATACTTCACATTTTcatgagaaaaataaaacaaataatagatTAAAGcatcaaactatttatttacaataacaagcTCACAGACACTCAAACAGgagacagaaaaaaatatactagaactaagaagtatttattaaaaatgataattagtctgaattattatgataataagtctgaattataaatataatattttataggTAATGTATGTTGAATAAGAATTAACTTCCTtacacaaaacattattttgaatcattaatAGTGTTTTTAAGCCTTATTATATTTGGCATATCATGATTTTAATACAGTACAGATATCACAGATAAAGTAATTACTTTTATCAGTTGAGGCAGTATGTGAACTAAATCTTAAAAGTTAGTTAAGATTTTCAGTCTGTTCCTTCACACGCCATGCAGCGTCCATGTATTTTGTAATAGCTGTGTTCTGTCTTCCATGGTGAAGTCTCTTATCCGATCTGTCTGTGTCAATCTAAAATTTGAGGAAGGAAACAAAGCTTTAAAGGAATGAGTACTACCTTATGTTCACAAAAGAATACAAGATACAAATGAGATTCTAATTCAATTTAAGAAGTCCACAGATATTACCAATTTTCACTTTCAAATTAGGTATATTTTGTGACGATACATTCTTGACCATGTAAGGCGATTCATAAGTTTCCTTATcaagtataataaaatatcaataacagttTTTAAAGATTGCGTCTTTTGaaatgtaacaaaacaaaattctttAAATGCTTACCAATGGCCTTGTGATCCAGCCTACTTCTTGTGCCTCTGTCTGAGGATACATATATTTCTTTACTGGCTCTAAGTGTGCTCTGGATATAACCTTCTTGAAATGCTCTGCAAAAATATCACATGTTATACTACATAGCCTTAATATAGAGtcacatttcttgtttttttatttctatcacaaaatgatgaaattgtatacaaatgttCTTCCTATGCTGCTCACaatgttttacaatgaaaaGACTTACCGTCCTCTTCACCCTCTTCAGTGTCATGTGACGAGTTAGGCTTGCCAGTTATAACATGaactgaaattgaaacaaaaaaataatgctgagaaaaaaattgtgattgtttcatttaaaaaaaaacataataagatTAATTTCACATAACACCGACAGCGAGAGGATTTATACAGCATTTTTAAAGGGGAAGATTTTAATAAAAGGTTCAAAATTGACCATATTCATGCAACTATGAACCattatttaatagaaataagaaacaaaaattgGATCATGAATTGATGTGATTTCACAACAAATCCTGCCAACGCAAGTTtctatcattttaaagttataccATAATTGGAGCACTCATATAGCGCATGAACATGTGGTAGTACTAATGATAACATGTTTCTTAGACTATTGTCCATAGCATTAAGTTTAGTAAAAACATAGACCTATAAACCATGTTGGTGGTAAAAGTCAGAAATAggataaatattaaattaatgaaaaatgcaaaataaaataaaacttactctTCTTGAATGGATTTACACTGTAGTTCGTATATAGTTTTGAAGTTCTTTGCTCTTTATGAATCGTTTCACATAAAATTGCATTCTGGTGAACAAAATTTAGGGGTTCTTTCTCAAATTTAGTAGTAGTAGCCATATTCGACGATTTTGTTTACTTCCGTGTTAAGTTTACATGTTTCCAAGGCCGTTGTCACGCGCGCTTTTAACCTAAAGAAAAAAGAGCGGAAGGAAGTGTATATGTAGTGTGAAGTTGAAGATGTAACGATTAATCCTAAAGGTAATCTTCATAAAGCTTGTACAGTAGAATAAGGCCCTTCAGTCGATTGACATTGTTTAAAACGTAATGAtatgacatttcaatacaattctaaaaaatatataattaccTTTGGTTAAACCCAGGCCATTcctaataaaaatattcatgagCGCTGACTTCCTCTCTGTTAGTAgcaaaataatattgttgttgtcCCAGGGACTCTTGCAGTAAAGATGTATAGGAAGTCTGGATTGGCCCGGATTCGTTACAAACGCGCAGAAAACTATGCTCTTGTCTCGTAGACCTCTTTAATGCTGACGCGTATGAAGGAATTAAATAATTGTACCACGGATGCAGAGTGGTGTACGTCCCTATACCTGCTGTTTGAACAAAAATCGCCAGTGATAAAACTCCAATCACGGTACTTTAAGGAGTTTTAAAGGGATTTATTTTAGGGATttcagtttattattttattgcatttattgatgtaCAGATAGAGCAATGTTAGAGACGGACATTGGTTCTCCTGGAGAACTACGTTGATTGACAATGGCTTCGTGTGGAAAGATGCAATTTTATGATAATGTGGTCAGATTTAACAGACGAGCTGGTATTCACAGATCAGGCATGAATTAATGATCAgagatattaatataatttgagTGAAAGCTtgtaattgttaacatttaaacctTAATTTTGAAACACTTTTCGTAAGtcaatatgttgttgtttaagtTTGTTACTGGTTTCCTTTTCTGTCGTTTGTTGGTTTGTTGTAATAAGAGAAACTAGAAAGTGAATTATACTgttagtttttgttgttgaaaataaGCATATGAAAGCGAGTGTCGTAAGGGAGTACATAAAGGAAATATCCTGACTCCGAACATTTATCACAGATGATACATCTACAACtagaatgcatttttatatcatcatcatcatcatcatcatcatcatcatcatcatcatcatcattattattattattattattattatataattattattattacaatgtataatacaaaaaacattatctcaatgagctattttacgacatgaataacaaacatacatgacaTGACAGGTGACgtggaaataaaagcatttagttttaaataggtaacgtactgaaataatatttacaaagacCATTTCTAATTATATGAATTCattcaaacaattacaaaaagtaagatggCTTAAACCACTgtatacattgataacatagtaataacaacataacaacaaatAGTTTCCCAGCCTGTACGGTCAGTCCACGCGCGCACTGTTCCGCTAGTTGACATTCCGATGTAAAATGGTTAGATCATTCAAGAGTATAAATTAAAGATTGTTAtagtaaacattttttcaaagcgGAAAGAGTTATTCCCATATTTAGTTATTCTTTCTGATGGCGCATCTAAACAGTTGTCTATATCTgagattaaaataatttgtcttATATGATacaaggtttttaacattttggtgaGATACCGTACAGACGTTTGTGAGTTTCAATAGCGAGTAATCTTACTCTGCTCATAAgtaatgttggcaattgaactcGTTAAagatgattttcatttttctgtgTTGGTCTTGTTACAAAAATGCCAAACTTTGAAGGACAGTCTGTGAAATTggatctgataaaagattttaaaataataatcttaGTATTGATTGTCAGAAATGTGCTTAGTCTTTGATGGATATTTAGTTGTTTAGCTGCTTTAttgcacattttagaaatcAATAGTTTGATAAAGTGCATTGGATATTGCTTTATTTCCTTAACATAGCTAGAGCCAACTGAAAATGACTGGAATTTGTCAGGGTTAGCCTGCATTTGTTTGTAAGTAAaccagtttatcaaaatatttctttcttcttGAAGATTAGATCATTGGGCAGGTAGTCGAATGCTTTTGAGGGGTCGATTTAAACTGCATCTACATATTTGttcttatcaatgtttttttctccaGTTTTGACATCAGTAAGTGTGGGCCTGaagttttttataaaacatgtaggTTCAGAGATAATATTATTCAGGCTAAAAATATTATGCAGAGATttacatttatctatttttagtaaatcATAATTCAAATCCCTTATGCAGATGatacatatatgttaaaaaGTTATCAACATTTTGTCCAAAAACTCAGAGGTATTATTTTCAGTCATACAATTAGAATCTGagtacttattttaaaaaatctttacaatataatttaaccTTGCGTAAACATAGTCAGGATCAGCAAATACACCAGAGAGGTGTAAACCAAGGTCGTGAATTAATAGTGTAATATAACCTCATAATCTAAGCTTACTAAGAGATATTcataatttgttataattttgttgataacaaaacaaaaaaatagattttttaaaAGTGAGTAAAgctgaaaacataaaatcactttatttatatatttttttttaaaataaaacatgaaagtaGGTCAATCCCATCAACCCCCAGTGTCTACGCCATTTTAAAAACAGTCAACGGTAACCGAATTATATttttcggacaaatacattttgGAGTCTAAACTTGCATTTGATTCCAGTATTTACATAGTTtcttattttagaatatatacttttataagttcagtaacttaaatttatttgagaaaataaaatacgaCCAAATTTAGACGCATTAATTTTTGTgttggtgggtggggtaattgttattgttttgacagGAGAACAAAGCCAACGATTACGCATTGCAGTACCTTTCCATCCCCCCTTTGTTCCGTGTAGATATTACTTCTACGGTTTAATTATTCAACCATTAAagttgtatgtttgttttcatcatAAAAGTTAACATCACACATTCCAGTTTATGTGTTTGGACAAGTTCTATTTTTGCCTTTGCTATCTGTAGTatgtacaatttaaaacataacagcTGGACTTTGATACTCCAGGTTTTAGGAGGAAAATAGATGTGTATAGTATGTcttaaaaaattaatatgttttactttatgtttgaagatgtttttataaaatatgtcatcatGTCTGAATATCACAGAGCCATATTGATTTTGCTAGTTCTAGTACTTCTACATACacattaatgttataaaatgtcttccaaatttttaaattttggtattTTCTTCATTGAAACTGTTAATTTTGTTATcttaatttattgaatataataattcATGTATTAATATTATCAGAACCATTTCATGCTTTTGAtctaaatttgtaatttttattttgatcaatttcatATTCGCAGGTAGGAGCATGGTGTAGCAGTTTAATCCAACATGAAGAAGGAACTAAGTATCAACCAGTAATTAACAAGAAAAAGCAGAATCTACATCAAACATGGATCCTGAATATGAAAAACGTCTACTTAGACAACAAAATGGGGGATCTCCATACTCGTCACCATATTCTTCGGTATGGATTTATGACTTTAAGTTAGATTAAGAGCATTGCCCAGAATAATTGATTACTCTTCATTTCTcttatattgtaataaataaaaggtcttaaaaatgaatatctttaagacaatatgttgttttttaacaggATAACTTGAAtctatttttgttatataaagGAAAATGTTATGACTAAACATGTCAGTAGAGAATAAATTTTGTACTATAATGATCTAGTCgttaataatgttattgtcatgttttgttgtgttttttttgcaacaAAGTAGCATCAATTAAACATAAGCCAGTATTAAAACAAGATTTAGGAAATACAATTAA comes from the Mya arenaria isolate MELC-2E11 chromosome 13, ASM2691426v1 genome and includes:
- the LOC128214804 gene encoding protein FAM183B-like, with the protein product MATTTKFEKEPLNFVHQNAILCETIHKEQRTSKLYTNYSVNPFKKIHVITGKPNSSHDTEEGEEDEHFKKVISRAHLEPVKKYMYPQTEAQEVGWITRPLIDTDRSDKRLHHGRQNTAITKYMDAAWRVKEQTENLN